A stretch of Microtus pennsylvanicus isolate mMicPen1 chromosome 5, mMicPen1.hap1, whole genome shotgun sequence DNA encodes these proteins:
- the Vldlr gene encoding very low-density lipoprotein receptor isoform X1, with amino-acid sequence MGTSARWALWLLLALCWAPRDSGASASGKRGKCDNSQFQCTNGRCITLLWKCDGDEDCVDGSDEKNCVKKTCAESDFVCKNGQCVPNRWQCDGDPDCEDGSDESPEQCHMRTCRINEISCGARSTQCIPVSWRCDGENDCDNGEDEENCGNITCSADEFTCSSGRCVSRNFVCNGQDDCDDGSDELDCAPPTCGAHEFQCSTSSCIPLSWVCDDDADCSDQSDESLEQCGRQPAMHTRCPASEIQCGSGECIHKKWRCDGDPDCKDGSDEVNCPSRTCRPDQFECEDGSCIHGSRQCNGIRDCVDGSDEVNCKNVNQCLGPGKFKCRSGECIDISKVCDQEQDCRDWSDEPLKECNVNECLVNNGGCSHICKDLVIGYECDCAAGFELIDRKTCGDIDECQNPGICSQICINLKGGYKCECSRGYQMDLATGVCKAVGKEPSLIFTNRRDIRKIGLERKEYIQLVEQLRNTVALDADIAAQKLFWADLSQKAIFSASIDDKVGRHFKMIDNVYNPAAIAVDWVYKTIYWTDAASKTISVATLDGAKRKFLFNTDLREPASIAVDPLSGFVYWSDWGEPAKIEKAGMNGFDRRPLVTEDIQWPNGITLDLVKSRLYWLDSKLHMLSSVDLDGQDRRIVLKSLEFLAHPLALTIFEDRVYWIDGENEAVYGANKFTGSELATLVNNLNDAQDIIVYHELVQPAGKNWCEEDTENGGCEYLCLPAPQINDHSPKYTCSCPNGYSLGENGRECQSPSTPVTYSETKDINTTDILRTSGLVPGEINVTTAVSEVSVPPKGTSAAWAILPLLLLVMAAVGGYLMWRNWQHKNMKSMNFDNPVYLKTTEEDLSIDIGRHSASVGHTYPAISVVSTDDDLA; translated from the exons GGAAAAGAGGGAAATGTGATAATTCCCAATTCCAGTGCACAAATGGTCGCTGCATCACACTGCTGTGGAAATGCGACGGCGACGAAGACTGTGTTGATGGCAGTGATGAAAAAAACTGCG TAAAGAAGACGTGTGCCGAGTCTGACTTCGTGTGCAAAAAcggccagtgtgttcctaacagatgGCAGTGCGATGGGGACCCTGACTGTGAAGACGGTTCTGACGAGAGCCCGGAACAGTGCC ATATGAGAACATGCCGCATAAATGAGATCAGCTGTGGCGCCCGGTCCACTCAGTGTATCCCAGTGTCCTGGCGATGCGATGGGGAAAATGATTGTGACAATGGCGAAGATGAAGAAAACTGTG GCAACATAACCTGTAGCGCTGATGAGTTCACTTGCTCCAGCGGCCGCTGTGTCTCCAGGAACTTTGTGTGCAATGGCCAGGATGACTGTGATGACGGCAGTGATGAACTGGACTGCGCACCGCCGACCTGCGGGGCCCACGAGTTCCAGTGCAGCACCTCTTCCTGCATCCCCCTCAGCTGGGTGTGCGATGATGACGCGGACTGCTCCGACCAGTCAGACGAGTCTCTCGAACAGTGCGGCCGGCAGCCCGCGATGCATACGAGATGTCCTGCCAGTGAGATCCAGTGTGGCTCTGGTGAATGCATTCACAAAAAATGGCGGTGTGACGGAGATCCCGACTGCAAGGACGGCAGTGACGAGGTCAACTGCC CTTCTCGAACCTGCAGACCTGACCAATTTGAATGTGAAGATGGTAGCTGTATCCATGGCAGTAGGCAGTGCAATGGCATCCGGGACTGTGTGGATGGCTCTGATGAAGTCAACTGCAAAAATG TCAATCAGTGCTTGGGCCCTGGAAAGTTCAAGTGCAGAAGTGGCGAATGCATAGACATCAGCAAAGTGTGTGACCAGGAGCAGGACTGCAGGGACTGGAGTGATGAACCCCTGAAGGAGTGCA ATGTCAATGAATGCTTGGTCAATAACGGGGGCTGCTCTCATATTTGCAAAGACCTAGTCATAGGCTATGAATGTGATTGTGCCGCTGGGTTTGAACTGATAGATAGGAAGACCTGTGGAG ATATCGACGAATGCCAAAATCCAGGGATCTGCAGCCAAATTTGTATCAACTTAAAAGGCGGCTACAAGTGTGAATGTAGTCGTGGCTATCAAATGGATCTTGCCACTGGCGTGTGCAAGGCAGTAG GCAAAGAGCCAAGTCTGATCTTCACTAATCGGAGAGACATCAGGAAGATTGGCCTAGAGAGGAAGGAATACATCCAGCTTGTAGAACAACTAAGAAACACGGTGGCTCTTGATGCTGACATTGCAGCTCAGAAGCTATTTTGGGCTGATCTCAGCCAAAAGGCCATCTTCAG TGCCTCAATTGATGACAAGGTTGgtagacattttaaaatgatcgACAATGTCTATAATCCTGCAGCCATTGCTGTTGATTGGGTGTACAAGACCATCTACTGGACTGATGCGGCTTCTAAGACTATTTCCGTAGCTACCCTAGACGGAGCCAAGAGGAAGTTCCTGTTTAACACTGACTTGCGAGAGCCTGCCTCCATAGCTGTGGACCCATTGTCTGG CTTTGTTTACTGGTCTGACTGGGGCGAACCAGCTAAAATAGAAAAAGCGGGGATGAATGGCTTTGATAGGCGTCCACTTGTGACTGAGGACATCCAATGGCCTAATGGAATTACACTTG ACCTTGTCAAAAGCCGCCTCTACTGGCTCGATTCCAAGTTGCACATGCTGTCTAGTGTGGACTTGGATGGCCAAGATCGTAGGATAGTGCTCAAGTCTCTGGAGTTCCTAGCTCATCCTCTTGCGCTCACCATATTTGAG GATCGTGTCTACTGGATAGATGGAGAAAATGAAGCAGTGTACGGTGCCAATAAATTCACTGGGTCAGAGCTGGCTACCCTAGTCAACAACCTCAATGATGCCCAAGACATCATTGTCTACCATGAACTTGTTCAGCCGGCAG GTAAAAACTGGTGTGAAGAAGATACGGAGAATGGAGGATGCGAATACCTCTGCCTGCCAGCACCACAGATCAATGACCACTCTCCGAAATATACCTGTTCCTGTCCCAATGGGTACAGTCTAGGGGAAAACGGACGAGAGTGTCAAA GTCCTTCAACTCCTGTGACTTACAGTGAGACAAAAGATATCAACACAACAGACATTCTGCGTACTAGTGGACTGGTTCCTGGAG AGATCAACGTGACCACAGCAGTATCAGAGGTCAGTGTTCCTCCGAAAGGAACTTCAGCTGCCTGGGCCATCCTCCCTCTCT tgctctTGGTGATGGCAGCAGTCGGGGGCTACTTGATGTGGCGGAATTGGCaacataaaaacatgaaaagcATGAACTTTGACAATCCTGTGTACTTAAAGACCACTGAAGAGGACCTCTCAATAGACATTGGTAGACACAGTGCTTCTGTCGGACACACGTACCCAGCA ATATCAGTTGTAAGCACAGATGATGATCTGGCTTGA
- the Vldlr gene encoding very low-density lipoprotein receptor isoform X4, whose protein sequence is MGTSARWALWLLLALCWAPRDSGASASGKRGKCDNSQFQCTNGRCITLLWKCDGDEDCVDGSDEKNCVKKTCAESDFVCKNGQCVPNRWQCDGDPDCEDGSDESPEQCRNITCSADEFTCSSGRCVSRNFVCNGQDDCDDGSDELDCAPPTCGAHEFQCSTSSCIPLSWVCDDDADCSDQSDESLEQCGRQPAMHTRCPASEIQCGSGECIHKKWRCDGDPDCKDGSDEVNCPSRTCRPDQFECEDGSCIHGSRQCNGIRDCVDGSDEVNCKNVNQCLGPGKFKCRSGECIDISKVCDQEQDCRDWSDEPLKECNVNECLVNNGGCSHICKDLVIGYECDCAAGFELIDRKTCGDIDECQNPGICSQICINLKGGYKCECSRGYQMDLATGVCKAVGKEPSLIFTNRRDIRKIGLERKEYIQLVEQLRNTVALDADIAAQKLFWADLSQKAIFSASIDDKVGRHFKMIDNVYNPAAIAVDWVYKTIYWTDAASKTISVATLDGAKRKFLFNTDLREPASIAVDPLSGFVYWSDWGEPAKIEKAGMNGFDRRPLVTEDIQWPNGITLDLVKSRLYWLDSKLHMLSSVDLDGQDRRIVLKSLEFLAHPLALTIFEDRVYWIDGENEAVYGANKFTGSELATLVNNLNDAQDIIVYHELVQPAGKNWCEEDTENGGCEYLCLPAPQINDHSPKYTCSCPNGYSLGENGRECQKINVTTAVSEVSVPPKGTSAAWAILPLLLLVMAAVGGYLMWRNWQHKNMKSMNFDNPVYLKTTEEDLSIDIGRHSASVGHTYPAISVVSTDDDLA, encoded by the exons GGAAAAGAGGGAAATGTGATAATTCCCAATTCCAGTGCACAAATGGTCGCTGCATCACACTGCTGTGGAAATGCGACGGCGACGAAGACTGTGTTGATGGCAGTGATGAAAAAAACTGCG TAAAGAAGACGTGTGCCGAGTCTGACTTCGTGTGCAAAAAcggccagtgtgttcctaacagatgGCAGTGCGATGGGGACCCTGACTGTGAAGACGGTTCTGACGAGAGCCCGGAACAGTGCC GCAACATAACCTGTAGCGCTGATGAGTTCACTTGCTCCAGCGGCCGCTGTGTCTCCAGGAACTTTGTGTGCAATGGCCAGGATGACTGTGATGACGGCAGTGATGAACTGGACTGCGCACCGCCGACCTGCGGGGCCCACGAGTTCCAGTGCAGCACCTCTTCCTGCATCCCCCTCAGCTGGGTGTGCGATGATGACGCGGACTGCTCCGACCAGTCAGACGAGTCTCTCGAACAGTGCGGCCGGCAGCCCGCGATGCATACGAGATGTCCTGCCAGTGAGATCCAGTGTGGCTCTGGTGAATGCATTCACAAAAAATGGCGGTGTGACGGAGATCCCGACTGCAAGGACGGCAGTGACGAGGTCAACTGCC CTTCTCGAACCTGCAGACCTGACCAATTTGAATGTGAAGATGGTAGCTGTATCCATGGCAGTAGGCAGTGCAATGGCATCCGGGACTGTGTGGATGGCTCTGATGAAGTCAACTGCAAAAATG TCAATCAGTGCTTGGGCCCTGGAAAGTTCAAGTGCAGAAGTGGCGAATGCATAGACATCAGCAAAGTGTGTGACCAGGAGCAGGACTGCAGGGACTGGAGTGATGAACCCCTGAAGGAGTGCA ATGTCAATGAATGCTTGGTCAATAACGGGGGCTGCTCTCATATTTGCAAAGACCTAGTCATAGGCTATGAATGTGATTGTGCCGCTGGGTTTGAACTGATAGATAGGAAGACCTGTGGAG ATATCGACGAATGCCAAAATCCAGGGATCTGCAGCCAAATTTGTATCAACTTAAAAGGCGGCTACAAGTGTGAATGTAGTCGTGGCTATCAAATGGATCTTGCCACTGGCGTGTGCAAGGCAGTAG GCAAAGAGCCAAGTCTGATCTTCACTAATCGGAGAGACATCAGGAAGATTGGCCTAGAGAGGAAGGAATACATCCAGCTTGTAGAACAACTAAGAAACACGGTGGCTCTTGATGCTGACATTGCAGCTCAGAAGCTATTTTGGGCTGATCTCAGCCAAAAGGCCATCTTCAG TGCCTCAATTGATGACAAGGTTGgtagacattttaaaatgatcgACAATGTCTATAATCCTGCAGCCATTGCTGTTGATTGGGTGTACAAGACCATCTACTGGACTGATGCGGCTTCTAAGACTATTTCCGTAGCTACCCTAGACGGAGCCAAGAGGAAGTTCCTGTTTAACACTGACTTGCGAGAGCCTGCCTCCATAGCTGTGGACCCATTGTCTGG CTTTGTTTACTGGTCTGACTGGGGCGAACCAGCTAAAATAGAAAAAGCGGGGATGAATGGCTTTGATAGGCGTCCACTTGTGACTGAGGACATCCAATGGCCTAATGGAATTACACTTG ACCTTGTCAAAAGCCGCCTCTACTGGCTCGATTCCAAGTTGCACATGCTGTCTAGTGTGGACTTGGATGGCCAAGATCGTAGGATAGTGCTCAAGTCTCTGGAGTTCCTAGCTCATCCTCTTGCGCTCACCATATTTGAG GATCGTGTCTACTGGATAGATGGAGAAAATGAAGCAGTGTACGGTGCCAATAAATTCACTGGGTCAGAGCTGGCTACCCTAGTCAACAACCTCAATGATGCCCAAGACATCATTGTCTACCATGAACTTGTTCAGCCGGCAG GTAAAAACTGGTGTGAAGAAGATACGGAGAATGGAGGATGCGAATACCTCTGCCTGCCAGCACCACAGATCAATGACCACTCTCCGAAATATACCTGTTCCTGTCCCAATGGGTACAGTCTAGGGGAAAACGGACGAGAGTGTCAAA AGATCAACGTGACCACAGCAGTATCAGAGGTCAGTGTTCCTCCGAAAGGAACTTCAGCTGCCTGGGCCATCCTCCCTCTCT tgctctTGGTGATGGCAGCAGTCGGGGGCTACTTGATGTGGCGGAATTGGCaacataaaaacatgaaaagcATGAACTTTGACAATCCTGTGTACTTAAAGACCACTGAAGAGGACCTCTCAATAGACATTGGTAGACACAGTGCTTCTGTCGGACACACGTACCCAGCA ATATCAGTTGTAAGCACAGATGATGATCTGGCTTGA
- the Vldlr gene encoding very low-density lipoprotein receptor isoform X3, producing MGTSARWALWLLLALCWAPRDSGASASGKRGKCDNSQFQCTNGRCITLLWKCDGDEDCVDGSDEKNCVKKTCAESDFVCKNGQCVPNRWQCDGDPDCEDGSDESPEQCRNITCSADEFTCSSGRCVSRNFVCNGQDDCDDGSDELDCAPPTCGAHEFQCSTSSCIPLSWVCDDDADCSDQSDESLEQCGRQPAMHTRCPASEIQCGSGECIHKKWRCDGDPDCKDGSDEVNCPSRTCRPDQFECEDGSCIHGSRQCNGIRDCVDGSDEVNCKNVNQCLGPGKFKCRSGECIDISKVCDQEQDCRDWSDEPLKECNVNECLVNNGGCSHICKDLVIGYECDCAAGFELIDRKTCGDIDECQNPGICSQICINLKGGYKCECSRGYQMDLATGVCKAVGKEPSLIFTNRRDIRKIGLERKEYIQLVEQLRNTVALDADIAAQKLFWADLSQKAIFSASIDDKVGRHFKMIDNVYNPAAIAVDWVYKTIYWTDAASKTISVATLDGAKRKFLFNTDLREPASIAVDPLSGFVYWSDWGEPAKIEKAGMNGFDRRPLVTEDIQWPNGITLDLVKSRLYWLDSKLHMLSSVDLDGQDRRIVLKSLEFLAHPLALTIFEDRVYWIDGENEAVYGANKFTGSELATLVNNLNDAQDIIVYHELVQPAGKNWCEEDTENGGCEYLCLPAPQINDHSPKYTCSCPNGYSLGENGRECQSPSTPVTYSETKDINTTDILRTSGLVPGEINVTTAVSEVSVPPKGTSAAWAILPLLLLVMAAVGGYLMWRNWQHKNMKSMNFDNPVYLKTTEEDLSIDIGRHSASVGHTYPAISVVSTDDDLA from the exons GGAAAAGAGGGAAATGTGATAATTCCCAATTCCAGTGCACAAATGGTCGCTGCATCACACTGCTGTGGAAATGCGACGGCGACGAAGACTGTGTTGATGGCAGTGATGAAAAAAACTGCG TAAAGAAGACGTGTGCCGAGTCTGACTTCGTGTGCAAAAAcggccagtgtgttcctaacagatgGCAGTGCGATGGGGACCCTGACTGTGAAGACGGTTCTGACGAGAGCCCGGAACAGTGCC GCAACATAACCTGTAGCGCTGATGAGTTCACTTGCTCCAGCGGCCGCTGTGTCTCCAGGAACTTTGTGTGCAATGGCCAGGATGACTGTGATGACGGCAGTGATGAACTGGACTGCGCACCGCCGACCTGCGGGGCCCACGAGTTCCAGTGCAGCACCTCTTCCTGCATCCCCCTCAGCTGGGTGTGCGATGATGACGCGGACTGCTCCGACCAGTCAGACGAGTCTCTCGAACAGTGCGGCCGGCAGCCCGCGATGCATACGAGATGTCCTGCCAGTGAGATCCAGTGTGGCTCTGGTGAATGCATTCACAAAAAATGGCGGTGTGACGGAGATCCCGACTGCAAGGACGGCAGTGACGAGGTCAACTGCC CTTCTCGAACCTGCAGACCTGACCAATTTGAATGTGAAGATGGTAGCTGTATCCATGGCAGTAGGCAGTGCAATGGCATCCGGGACTGTGTGGATGGCTCTGATGAAGTCAACTGCAAAAATG TCAATCAGTGCTTGGGCCCTGGAAAGTTCAAGTGCAGAAGTGGCGAATGCATAGACATCAGCAAAGTGTGTGACCAGGAGCAGGACTGCAGGGACTGGAGTGATGAACCCCTGAAGGAGTGCA ATGTCAATGAATGCTTGGTCAATAACGGGGGCTGCTCTCATATTTGCAAAGACCTAGTCATAGGCTATGAATGTGATTGTGCCGCTGGGTTTGAACTGATAGATAGGAAGACCTGTGGAG ATATCGACGAATGCCAAAATCCAGGGATCTGCAGCCAAATTTGTATCAACTTAAAAGGCGGCTACAAGTGTGAATGTAGTCGTGGCTATCAAATGGATCTTGCCACTGGCGTGTGCAAGGCAGTAG GCAAAGAGCCAAGTCTGATCTTCACTAATCGGAGAGACATCAGGAAGATTGGCCTAGAGAGGAAGGAATACATCCAGCTTGTAGAACAACTAAGAAACACGGTGGCTCTTGATGCTGACATTGCAGCTCAGAAGCTATTTTGGGCTGATCTCAGCCAAAAGGCCATCTTCAG TGCCTCAATTGATGACAAGGTTGgtagacattttaaaatgatcgACAATGTCTATAATCCTGCAGCCATTGCTGTTGATTGGGTGTACAAGACCATCTACTGGACTGATGCGGCTTCTAAGACTATTTCCGTAGCTACCCTAGACGGAGCCAAGAGGAAGTTCCTGTTTAACACTGACTTGCGAGAGCCTGCCTCCATAGCTGTGGACCCATTGTCTGG CTTTGTTTACTGGTCTGACTGGGGCGAACCAGCTAAAATAGAAAAAGCGGGGATGAATGGCTTTGATAGGCGTCCACTTGTGACTGAGGACATCCAATGGCCTAATGGAATTACACTTG ACCTTGTCAAAAGCCGCCTCTACTGGCTCGATTCCAAGTTGCACATGCTGTCTAGTGTGGACTTGGATGGCCAAGATCGTAGGATAGTGCTCAAGTCTCTGGAGTTCCTAGCTCATCCTCTTGCGCTCACCATATTTGAG GATCGTGTCTACTGGATAGATGGAGAAAATGAAGCAGTGTACGGTGCCAATAAATTCACTGGGTCAGAGCTGGCTACCCTAGTCAACAACCTCAATGATGCCCAAGACATCATTGTCTACCATGAACTTGTTCAGCCGGCAG GTAAAAACTGGTGTGAAGAAGATACGGAGAATGGAGGATGCGAATACCTCTGCCTGCCAGCACCACAGATCAATGACCACTCTCCGAAATATACCTGTTCCTGTCCCAATGGGTACAGTCTAGGGGAAAACGGACGAGAGTGTCAAA GTCCTTCAACTCCTGTGACTTACAGTGAGACAAAAGATATCAACACAACAGACATTCTGCGTACTAGTGGACTGGTTCCTGGAG AGATCAACGTGACCACAGCAGTATCAGAGGTCAGTGTTCCTCCGAAAGGAACTTCAGCTGCCTGGGCCATCCTCCCTCTCT tgctctTGGTGATGGCAGCAGTCGGGGGCTACTTGATGTGGCGGAATTGGCaacataaaaacatgaaaagcATGAACTTTGACAATCCTGTGTACTTAAAGACCACTGAAGAGGACCTCTCAATAGACATTGGTAGACACAGTGCTTCTGTCGGACACACGTACCCAGCA ATATCAGTTGTAAGCACAGATGATGATCTGGCTTGA
- the Vldlr gene encoding very low-density lipoprotein receptor isoform X2, whose product MGTSARWALWLLLALCWAPRDSGASASGKRGKCDNSQFQCTNGRCITLLWKCDGDEDCVDGSDEKNCVKKTCAESDFVCKNGQCVPNRWQCDGDPDCEDGSDESPEQCHMRTCRINEISCGARSTQCIPVSWRCDGENDCDNGEDEENCGNITCSADEFTCSSGRCVSRNFVCNGQDDCDDGSDELDCAPPTCGAHEFQCSTSSCIPLSWVCDDDADCSDQSDESLEQCGRQPAMHTRCPASEIQCGSGECIHKKWRCDGDPDCKDGSDEVNCPSRTCRPDQFECEDGSCIHGSRQCNGIRDCVDGSDEVNCKNVNQCLGPGKFKCRSGECIDISKVCDQEQDCRDWSDEPLKECNVNECLVNNGGCSHICKDLVIGYECDCAAGFELIDRKTCGDIDECQNPGICSQICINLKGGYKCECSRGYQMDLATGVCKAVGKEPSLIFTNRRDIRKIGLERKEYIQLVEQLRNTVALDADIAAQKLFWADLSQKAIFSASIDDKVGRHFKMIDNVYNPAAIAVDWVYKTIYWTDAASKTISVATLDGAKRKFLFNTDLREPASIAVDPLSGFVYWSDWGEPAKIEKAGMNGFDRRPLVTEDIQWPNGITLDLVKSRLYWLDSKLHMLSSVDLDGQDRRIVLKSLEFLAHPLALTIFEDRVYWIDGENEAVYGANKFTGSELATLVNNLNDAQDIIVYHELVQPAGKNWCEEDTENGGCEYLCLPAPQINDHSPKYTCSCPNGYSLGENGRECQKINVTTAVSEVSVPPKGTSAAWAILPLLLLVMAAVGGYLMWRNWQHKNMKSMNFDNPVYLKTTEEDLSIDIGRHSASVGHTYPAISVVSTDDDLA is encoded by the exons GGAAAAGAGGGAAATGTGATAATTCCCAATTCCAGTGCACAAATGGTCGCTGCATCACACTGCTGTGGAAATGCGACGGCGACGAAGACTGTGTTGATGGCAGTGATGAAAAAAACTGCG TAAAGAAGACGTGTGCCGAGTCTGACTTCGTGTGCAAAAAcggccagtgtgttcctaacagatgGCAGTGCGATGGGGACCCTGACTGTGAAGACGGTTCTGACGAGAGCCCGGAACAGTGCC ATATGAGAACATGCCGCATAAATGAGATCAGCTGTGGCGCCCGGTCCACTCAGTGTATCCCAGTGTCCTGGCGATGCGATGGGGAAAATGATTGTGACAATGGCGAAGATGAAGAAAACTGTG GCAACATAACCTGTAGCGCTGATGAGTTCACTTGCTCCAGCGGCCGCTGTGTCTCCAGGAACTTTGTGTGCAATGGCCAGGATGACTGTGATGACGGCAGTGATGAACTGGACTGCGCACCGCCGACCTGCGGGGCCCACGAGTTCCAGTGCAGCACCTCTTCCTGCATCCCCCTCAGCTGGGTGTGCGATGATGACGCGGACTGCTCCGACCAGTCAGACGAGTCTCTCGAACAGTGCGGCCGGCAGCCCGCGATGCATACGAGATGTCCTGCCAGTGAGATCCAGTGTGGCTCTGGTGAATGCATTCACAAAAAATGGCGGTGTGACGGAGATCCCGACTGCAAGGACGGCAGTGACGAGGTCAACTGCC CTTCTCGAACCTGCAGACCTGACCAATTTGAATGTGAAGATGGTAGCTGTATCCATGGCAGTAGGCAGTGCAATGGCATCCGGGACTGTGTGGATGGCTCTGATGAAGTCAACTGCAAAAATG TCAATCAGTGCTTGGGCCCTGGAAAGTTCAAGTGCAGAAGTGGCGAATGCATAGACATCAGCAAAGTGTGTGACCAGGAGCAGGACTGCAGGGACTGGAGTGATGAACCCCTGAAGGAGTGCA ATGTCAATGAATGCTTGGTCAATAACGGGGGCTGCTCTCATATTTGCAAAGACCTAGTCATAGGCTATGAATGTGATTGTGCCGCTGGGTTTGAACTGATAGATAGGAAGACCTGTGGAG ATATCGACGAATGCCAAAATCCAGGGATCTGCAGCCAAATTTGTATCAACTTAAAAGGCGGCTACAAGTGTGAATGTAGTCGTGGCTATCAAATGGATCTTGCCACTGGCGTGTGCAAGGCAGTAG GCAAAGAGCCAAGTCTGATCTTCACTAATCGGAGAGACATCAGGAAGATTGGCCTAGAGAGGAAGGAATACATCCAGCTTGTAGAACAACTAAGAAACACGGTGGCTCTTGATGCTGACATTGCAGCTCAGAAGCTATTTTGGGCTGATCTCAGCCAAAAGGCCATCTTCAG TGCCTCAATTGATGACAAGGTTGgtagacattttaaaatgatcgACAATGTCTATAATCCTGCAGCCATTGCTGTTGATTGGGTGTACAAGACCATCTACTGGACTGATGCGGCTTCTAAGACTATTTCCGTAGCTACCCTAGACGGAGCCAAGAGGAAGTTCCTGTTTAACACTGACTTGCGAGAGCCTGCCTCCATAGCTGTGGACCCATTGTCTGG CTTTGTTTACTGGTCTGACTGGGGCGAACCAGCTAAAATAGAAAAAGCGGGGATGAATGGCTTTGATAGGCGTCCACTTGTGACTGAGGACATCCAATGGCCTAATGGAATTACACTTG ACCTTGTCAAAAGCCGCCTCTACTGGCTCGATTCCAAGTTGCACATGCTGTCTAGTGTGGACTTGGATGGCCAAGATCGTAGGATAGTGCTCAAGTCTCTGGAGTTCCTAGCTCATCCTCTTGCGCTCACCATATTTGAG GATCGTGTCTACTGGATAGATGGAGAAAATGAAGCAGTGTACGGTGCCAATAAATTCACTGGGTCAGAGCTGGCTACCCTAGTCAACAACCTCAATGATGCCCAAGACATCATTGTCTACCATGAACTTGTTCAGCCGGCAG GTAAAAACTGGTGTGAAGAAGATACGGAGAATGGAGGATGCGAATACCTCTGCCTGCCAGCACCACAGATCAATGACCACTCTCCGAAATATACCTGTTCCTGTCCCAATGGGTACAGTCTAGGGGAAAACGGACGAGAGTGTCAAA AGATCAACGTGACCACAGCAGTATCAGAGGTCAGTGTTCCTCCGAAAGGAACTTCAGCTGCCTGGGCCATCCTCCCTCTCT tgctctTGGTGATGGCAGCAGTCGGGGGCTACTTGATGTGGCGGAATTGGCaacataaaaacatgaaaagcATGAACTTTGACAATCCTGTGTACTTAAAGACCACTGAAGAGGACCTCTCAATAGACATTGGTAGACACAGTGCTTCTGTCGGACACACGTACCCAGCA ATATCAGTTGTAAGCACAGATGATGATCTGGCTTGA